Below is a window of Bremerella alba DNA.
CAAAGCTGGCTTTGGCCTTGATGACGGTCACGTTTCGCTTTTTGGCAAGTTGACCGAGCCCTGTCGACAGGGATTTGATCACCCCTTCTTTGCGAGCACGGAGCTTGTCGAGTTCGATCTGAGGTTCACTGTAGGTGACACCCCAGTCTTTGTTCAGTTCGTGGACTTCGTCGATGACGCGTGCGACGTGCAGCAGCGCTTTGGATGGTATGCATCCACGCAGCAAACACGTCCCCCCCAGACGCGAGTCTTTTTCAATGAGGGTGACTTCCATTCCTTCGTCGGCAGCCAAGAATGCTGCTGCGTAGCCCCCGGGACCACCACCGATGACCGCCAATTGGGTATGAGCCATGATGTCTCTCTAGCAATTACTAAGGCAAAGTTGAGTTACTTACTTGAGATGCTGTAGTGGGGAGATGCGTCTCAAGTTCGACTGGTAACAGTGGGACATTGAACCAAAAAAAAAGGGACTCCGCGACGGGCTGTCGTGCCGGAATCCCTCTGAAATCTACGAATTGCTGCGAATTGCCGAAAAATTGATTTCGGAAATTAACGCGACATGAATTCGACCACCATGTTCACGTCCACTGGCAGGCTGATATCTTCCGGGCCTGGAACGGCGTCGTAGGTTACCGAAAGTGTTTCTGGCTCAGTTGTCAGAAACGCGGCCGGTTCGCCCGAAGATTCGCCATGAACGCTGCGATAAAGGATCTGCAGCTTTTCACGATTGCGGACGCTCACCACGTCGCCAGGACGCATCTGGTAGGACGGCTTGTCGACCTTCTGCCCGTTAACCAGGAAGTGACCGTGAACGATCCCCTGGCGAGCCTGGCAGCGTGTGAGTGCCAAACCGGCACGACGAACGATGTTATCCAGGCGGCGTTCGCACAACGACAACAGGTTTTCACCCGTGTTGCCCTTGCTGTGCTTGGCGTGGGCAAAATAGCGACGGAGCTGCTTTTCGCCGACACCGTAATAATGCTTGATCTTTTGCTTTTCCATCAAAG
It encodes the following:
- the rpsD gene encoding 30S ribosomal protein S4 translates to MGHYTGPKAKINRRLGAMIYESRGAMRAADRRPNPPGMHTRPKRPSNYGAALMEKQKIKHYYGVGEKQLRRYFAHAKHSKGNTGENLLSLCERRLDNIVRRAGLALTRCQARQGIVHGHFLVNGQKVDKPSYQMRPGDVVSVRNREKLQILYRSVHGESSGEPAAFLTTEPETLSVTYDAVPGPEDISLPVDVNMVVEFMSR